One window of the Candidatus Jettenia sp. genome contains the following:
- a CDS encoding DHH family phosphoesterase: MYIILGCDDIGSALALNLMRSGEEVLVIDSNEKALIGLKECNIQTITSDINTLDFSSLPTKDIIAFILLQKNLKDNLTLANYIKKVFPDKFVFSRAVDEKETFELLENGVDSTIQTVKIITNAILNELEMAKLKRSVFHLTSVIKAASNKGLAIFLQDNPDPDAIACGLALKCIAEKFDIKSKIYYGGNIGHQQNKTLVNLLETDLIRLRTTDESLEIIHNVDKVALIEASIASKNNVLPANVVPNIIIDHHQTDFSLVKGEFVEILPKIGAASTIMTRYLRQLDIVPDPPLATALRYGIRVDTSGFTRNTTTEDLDAAAYLSSLVDVGLLNQIENPPMSAETLDIIGRAIRNREVRGSYLISFVEFITDRDALPQAAELMLQMEGVSTVLVFGIDKDKVQLSARSMDSRINLASLLQKAFGFMNAGGHATMAAGTIDLGIFGDVNDKKSLSRITFDAVRKKFFSAAGIDTEKKEIPDELELMINNGVRN, from the coding sequence ATGTATATAATCCTAGGTTGCGACGATATTGGATCTGCCTTAGCTTTAAATTTAATGAGATCCGGCGAGGAAGTACTCGTAATTGATAGTAATGAAAAAGCCTTAATAGGATTAAAGGAATGTAATATTCAAACGATTACATCAGATATTAATACATTAGACTTTAGTTCATTACCGACGAAAGATATCATTGCTTTTATCCTCTTACAAAAAAATCTTAAAGATAATCTGACTTTAGCAAATTATATAAAAAAGGTATTTCCCGATAAATTTGTGTTCTCAAGAGCAGTCGATGAAAAAGAGACCTTTGAGCTATTAGAGAATGGTGTTGATAGTACCATTCAAACAGTTAAAATTATAACGAATGCAATTCTGAATGAATTGGAAATGGCGAAATTAAAAAGGTCTGTTTTTCATTTAACAAGCGTTATTAAAGCAGCATCCAATAAAGGATTAGCCATTTTTTTGCAAGATAATCCCGATCCAGACGCCATTGCTTGTGGGCTTGCACTTAAATGCATTGCCGAGAAATTCGATATCAAATCCAAGATTTATTATGGCGGAAATATTGGCCATCAACAAAATAAGACCCTAGTCAATTTGTTAGAAACTGATCTTATCCGATTAAGAACGACAGATGAATCGCTAGAGATAATTCATAACGTCGATAAAGTTGCATTAATAGAGGCTTCCATTGCTTCAAAAAATAATGTATTACCAGCAAACGTAGTTCCTAATATTATTATTGATCATCATCAAACAGACTTTAGCCTTGTAAAAGGTGAGTTTGTTGAAATATTGCCGAAGATTGGTGCTGCTTCTACTATTATGACAAGGTACCTACGGCAATTAGACATTGTGCCGGACCCGCCACTTGCCACAGCTCTTCGCTATGGAATCAGGGTTGATACAAGCGGGTTCACCAGGAATACTACTACAGAAGACCTTGATGCTGCAGCCTACCTCTCATCGCTAGTTGATGTAGGATTGTTAAATCAAATAGAGAACCCTCCTATGAGCGCAGAAACGCTCGATATTATTGGAAGAGCTATAAGAAACCGAGAGGTGAGGGGATCGTATCTTATATCTTTTGTAGAGTTTATAACTGACCGTGATGCATTACCACAGGCGGCAGAATTAATGTTACAGATGGAAGGAGTATCTACGGTACTTGTATTCGGAATTGATAAAGACAAGGTGCAATTGTCAGCTCGAAGTATGGACTCAAGAATCAATCTGGCATCACTATTGCAAAAAGCATTTGGGTTTATGAATGCGGGCGGACATGCAACGATGGCAGCCGGTACTATAGATCTAGGTATTTTTGGAGATGTGAATGATAAAAAATCGCTATCAAGGATTACTTTTGATGCTGTACGAAAAAAGTTTTTTTCTGCAGCAGGAATAGATACAGAAAAAAAAGAAATACCCGATGAATTAGAACTAATGATTAACAACGGTGTTAGGAATTAA
- the tilS gene encoding tRNA lysidine(34) synthetase TilS — translation MINKYQLIQSHATIIVGVSGGPDSVALLKILHSINTVKNLNLRILVAHLNHQLRGESSEKDAQFVQNLSKDLSLPFILKSVNIQEISNQTKNSIEETARKERYAFFMELAQEYNVLTVSTGHTADDNAETLLHRIIRGTGLPGLGGIPIKRPLTRDSTIQLVRPLLFTWRREIIEYLKKERQNYRIDMSNYETIYSRNKIRLELIPLLENQYNKNIKNSLIQLCQILAANNEYLELEAKKILKDSTRERTHDSYSIDTRFLTKQPKILQYLVLQEIFIIMRASLKEIKYKHYIKIFDEIIKTGKRRHFQLPGKLYVWHEHGILSVKKELLHKSCIPQMSKTALQVPGMTSIYPLGYLVSEILDIQDLSLEVYKKTKTRDEEVFDLQNLTMPLIVRLRKKGDTISPLGTHGYKKLKDLFIDKKIPVKERDAIPIVVMNNQPIWVIGICIDNTVKVTSATKKILKLTFIRSNNERDNK, via the coding sequence ATGATAAATAAATATCAGCTTATTCAATCACATGCTACTATTATTGTAGGGGTATCAGGTGGACCCGATTCTGTTGCCCTCTTAAAAATTCTCCATTCCATTAATACCGTTAAGAATCTCAATTTACGTATTCTCGTTGCTCATCTTAATCATCAGCTTCGTGGAGAGTCTTCAGAAAAAGATGCACAATTTGTTCAAAACTTATCCAAAGACCTTTCTCTGCCTTTCATTTTAAAAAGCGTTAATATTCAAGAAATATCAAACCAAACAAAAAATTCAATTGAAGAAACAGCCCGCAAAGAAAGATATGCGTTTTTCATGGAATTAGCACAAGAATATAATGTCCTTACCGTATCAACCGGGCACACAGCAGATGACAATGCAGAAACGCTCCTTCATCGTATAATCAGGGGAACCGGCCTTCCTGGACTTGGAGGAATTCCTATAAAACGCCCACTCACCAGAGATTCCACAATACAACTCGTTCGTCCGCTCCTCTTCACCTGGAGAAGAGAAATTATTGAATATCTTAAAAAAGAACGGCAAAATTACAGAATAGATATGTCCAACTATGAAACGATATACTCCCGGAACAAGATAAGACTCGAATTAATTCCATTACTAGAAAATCAATATAATAAAAATATCAAAAATTCTCTCATACAATTATGCCAAATCCTCGCCGCTAATAACGAATACTTAGAATTAGAAGCAAAAAAAATATTAAAAGATTCTACCAGAGAAAGAACTCATGATTCATACAGCATTGATACCCGTTTTTTAACAAAACAACCTAAAATATTACAGTATTTGGTGCTTCAAGAGATATTCATTATCATGAGGGCGTCACTAAAAGAAATTAAATATAAGCATTATATAAAGATATTTGATGAAATAATCAAAACGGGAAAAAGACGGCATTTCCAGTTACCTGGCAAACTCTATGTATGGCATGAACATGGTATACTCTCTGTTAAAAAAGAACTCTTACACAAATCATGCATACCGCAAATGTCAAAAACTGCTCTACAAGTACCCGGAATGACATCGATTTATCCTTTAGGATATTTGGTATCTGAGATATTAGATATTCAAGATCTCTCGTTAGAAGTATATAAAAAAACGAAAACAAGAGACGAAGAAGTTTTTGACTTACAAAACCTTACGATGCCACTCATAGTAAGATTGCGGAAAAAAGGCGATACGATCTCCCCCTTAGGTACACATGGATATAAAAAGCTTAAAGATCTGTTCATTGATAAAAAAATTCCGGTAAAAGAACGTGATGCCATTCCAATAGTTGTAATGAACAATCAGCCTATTTGGGTTATTGGTATATGTATTGATAATACCGTAAAGGTTACATCTGCCACGAAAAAAATTTTAAAATTAACCTTTATCAGATCAAATAACGAGCGAGATAACAAGTAA
- a CDS encoding stage 0 sporulation protein, protein MRHILTIRYGVLKNTSDFFTNITSLKKGDQVIIRSNRGIEFGEVITKVSEIADDTPIENLGEILRKATADDKEKQRKINNEMIPVEFKFCQKKIKEHNLLMKLASVEHLYGTKKIIFYYLANGRVDFRELVKDLAKEYQARIEMKQIGVRDEARLLADYEHCGRELCCRLFLKNLEPVTMKMAKNQKATLDPSKISGRCGRLMCCLRYEDKVYEDLKHSLPRKGSIVKTTEGIGEVVNCDVLQQQVTIELNNGNKICVSTRDIIDKVRGSLRQQETAPCDQMCGKDYDLE, encoded by the coding sequence ATGCGGCACATTCTAACTATTCGATACGGTGTCTTAAAGAATACATCTGATTTTTTTACCAATATTACTTCATTAAAAAAAGGTGATCAAGTTATAATTCGTTCTAATCGTGGTATAGAATTTGGCGAAGTTATTACCAAGGTTAGCGAGATAGCGGATGATACTCCCATTGAAAATCTTGGAGAAATTTTACGTAAAGCTACGGCTGATGATAAAGAAAAACAAAGAAAGATAAACAATGAAATGATACCTGTTGAGTTTAAGTTTTGTCAAAAAAAGATAAAAGAGCATAATCTCCTCATGAAACTGGCCAGCGTCGAACATTTATATGGAACTAAAAAAATTATCTTTTATTATCTTGCCAATGGGCGCGTTGATTTCAGAGAACTGGTAAAAGACCTGGCAAAAGAATATCAGGCGCGTATAGAAATGAAACAAATCGGTGTTCGGGACGAAGCCAGGCTTTTAGCTGATTATGAACACTGTGGGAGGGAATTATGTTGTAGATTGTTCCTCAAAAACCTTGAACCCGTTACTATGAAAATGGCAAAAAATCAAAAGGCAACGCTAGATCCTTCTAAAATATCAGGGAGATGTGGCCGTCTTATGTGTTGCTTGCGTTACGAGGATAAAGTATATGAGGATTTAAAACACAGCTTGCCAAGAAAGGGTTCTATTGTCAAGACGACAGAAGGAATCGGAGAAGTTGTTAATTGCGATGTATTACAACAGCAAGTTACTATTGAACTGAATAACGGAAATAAAATTTGCGTGTCAACTCGTGATATTATAGATAAAGTAAGAGGATCTTTGAGACAACAGGAAACAGCACCCTGCGATCAAATGTGTGGGAAAGATTATGACCTTGAATAA
- a CDS encoding RNA ligase partner protein has translation MEKKIKHERIIIDTSIFTNPDVYQSFGVSPTEALRTFLEIISKLDGPTFYMPPTIYQELLNFVVIEDIPLDLQIRIFQKPPKRYELSVPAFLLYELIEDVRLRIDKGLRVAEEAVRGTSPETEPEAIANLRKKYRAALREGIIDSKEDVDLILLAKELDGIVMTADSGIVKWADKLGIRYIDPRMLRGILDKLAMSKDVE, from the coding sequence ATGGAAAAAAAAATCAAACACGAGCGAATTATTATTGATACCAGTATTTTTACCAACCCTGATGTTTATCAGTCATTTGGCGTTTCTCCCACAGAAGCACTGCGCACGTTCTTAGAAATTATTAGCAAATTAGATGGACCAACTTTTTATATGCCTCCAACAATCTATCAGGAACTGCTTAATTTTGTTGTAATTGAAGATATTCCTCTTGATTTGCAAATCCGTATATTCCAGAAACCCCCAAAGCGGTATGAGCTATCGGTTCCGGCCTTTTTGTTGTATGAACTTATAGAAGATGTACGCCTTAGGATCGATAAGGGCCTGCGAGTGGCAGAAGAAGCAGTGCGCGGAACATCACCCGAAACTGAGCCAGAGGCTATTGCTAACTTGCGGAAAAAATATCGCGCGGCACTCCGTGAGGGTATTATTGACAGCAAGGAGGATGTGGATTTGATCCTTTTAGCTAAAGAGCTGGATGGTATTGTAATGACAGCCGATTCAGGCATTGTCAAATGGGCCGACAAGCTTGGTATTAGATACATCGATCCTCGTATGCTACGAGGCATTCTGGATAAATTAGCAATGTCAAAGGATGTCGAGTAA
- a CDS encoding formylglycine-generating enzyme family protein produces the protein MNEKDSSQMVLIPEGNFIMGEERKTVYVDAFYIDKFPITNYQYKKFVDATGAREPFFWNNKRFNSPLQPVVGVSWNDAVAYAKWACKRLPREIEWEKAARGVDGREYPWGNVQPDSTKAVYNLDPNTGAPAPIENRKGGASPYDCFDMAGNVWEWCEDWYEEGKFRVVRGGSWVNHHYILRSAYRSCSYPEGRDNNVGFRCVKDAK, from the coding sequence ATGAATGAGAAAGATAGCTCTCAGATGGTTCTTATTCCGGAAGGCAATTTTATTATGGGTGAAGAACGAAAGACGGTATATGTCGATGCCTTTTATATCGATAAATTTCCAATAACTAATTATCAATATAAGAAGTTTGTCGATGCGACAGGGGCTAGAGAACCTTTCTTTTGGAATAATAAAAGATTCAATAGCCCGTTACAGCCTGTTGTTGGTGTTAGCTGGAATGATGCTGTTGCTTATGCAAAATGGGCCTGTAAACGGCTTCCGAGAGAAATAGAATGGGAAAAAGCAGCACGAGGTGTTGATGGCAGAGAGTATCCATGGGGAAATGTACAACCTGATAGCACGAAAGCTGTGTATAACTTAGACCCAAATACAGGCGCTCCAGCTCCTATTGAGAATCGAAAGGGAGGCGCAAGCCCTTATGATTGTTTTGATATGGCAGGAAATGTGTGGGAGTGGTGCGAAGATTGGTATGAGGAAGGGAAATTCCGCGTAGTTAGAGGCGGATCATGGGTAAATCACCACTATATCCTAAGAAGTGCGTATAGAAGTTGTAGTTATCCTGAGGGAAGAGATAACAATGTTGGATTCCGGTGTGTTAAAGATGCGAAATAG
- a CDS encoding RNA ligase — protein sequence MQMYEVVKQVGISEPMWKESIEKHDVIHEEFGDICVYRVAKKVGLLEKGSIVTQDGIIFDFPRIARIMHLENGVYHAYTQPFYVEEKVDGYNVRIARIQGQIVAFSRGAYICPFSTDRIVDFLDVKRIFDENPGLIVCGEFAGPDNPYNIEHPPYVKEDIRFFAFDLMVMNKPHNLPIEERYKLFDVYDIPTVRRFGCFSPSDISGLKEVVKELEERGCEGMLIKPINPLEKTLKYVTLGSCFRDIRVTAPLMAEMMSEFFTHRIIRAALSIHEHTHSLKPEVFAQLGESLLKPIYESITKVAREEVIEERFLLRFREEKNIQRMIDHLYKCKVKFEVLSKSREGDYWHVRFAKKCYASYEILQKHLGGSFHVD from the coding sequence ATGCAAATGTATGAAGTGGTTAAGCAGGTTGGTATCTCAGAACCGATGTGGAAGGAATCTATTGAAAAACATGATGTCATCCATGAAGAATTCGGTGACATTTGCGTCTATAGGGTTGCAAAAAAGGTTGGTCTTTTGGAAAAAGGATCTATCGTTACCCAAGATGGGATTATTTTTGATTTTCCCCGAATTGCCCGGATAATGCATTTAGAAAATGGCGTTTATCATGCCTATACTCAACCATTTTACGTTGAAGAAAAGGTTGATGGTTATAATGTGAGAATTGCGCGTATCCAGGGGCAAATAGTAGCTTTCTCACGTGGTGCCTATATTTGCCCGTTTTCAACAGATCGGATTGTGGATTTTCTGGATGTAAAAAGGATATTTGATGAAAATCCTGGTTTAATTGTTTGTGGTGAATTTGCAGGTCCGGACAATCCTTACAATATCGAGCATCCTCCCTATGTAAAAGAAGATATTCGTTTTTTTGCATTTGATTTAATGGTAATGAATAAACCTCATAATCTTCCCATAGAAGAGCGATATAAACTCTTTGATGTTTATGATATACCAACAGTAAGGAGATTTGGATGTTTTTCTCCCTCCGATATTTCAGGACTGAAAGAGGTTGTTAAGGAGCTAGAGGAAAGAGGGTGCGAGGGGATGCTGATAAAACCAATCAATCCCCTTGAGAAGACCTTGAAATACGTAACATTAGGCTCTTGTTTCCGTGATATTCGGGTTACTGCTCCCTTAATGGCAGAAATGATGTCTGAGTTTTTCACTCATCGGATCATTCGTGCAGCGCTCTCTATCCATGAGCACACTCATTCATTAAAACCAGAAGTTTTTGCCCAGCTTGGTGAGTCGCTTTTAAAGCCTATCTATGAGAGCATTACTAAGGTGGCAAGAGAAGAGGTAATTGAAGAGCGGTTTCTCCTGCGTTTCCGGGAGGAAAAAAATATACAACGGATGATAGATCATCTGTATAAATGCAAAGTGAAGTTTGAGGTATTATCTAAAAGCAGGGAGGGTGATTATTGGCATGTCAGATTTGCAAAAAAGTGCTATGCATCATATGAAATTCTCCAAAAACACCTGGGAGGCTCGTTTCATGTAGATTGA
- a CDS encoding DUF192 domain-containing protein yields the protein MNKHSFMWVKEWNYFIIIMLCISGGIVYSGSCAICYSEVKRNRVAPINVGGIELEVELAITPEERIVGLMYRNKLEDNEGMLFVFPKEEILSFWMKDTRIPISIAFIKADGRIIQIDTMSPHSLDTHVSREKVQYALEMKEGWFRLHNIKEGDIVRIPLAVGRKAEIGK from the coding sequence ATGAATAAACACAGTTTTATGTGGGTAAAAGAATGGAACTATTTTATTATTATTATGCTCTGTATTTCTGGAGGTATAGTATATAGCGGTTCTTGCGCAATTTGTTATAGTGAGGTGAAAAGAAATAGGGTAGCACCAATAAATGTAGGCGGAATTGAATTAGAAGTAGAACTGGCAATTACGCCTGAAGAGCGAATTGTAGGTTTAATGTACCGAAATAAACTGGAGGATAATGAGGGCATGCTATTTGTTTTTCCAAAAGAGGAGATTCTCTCGTTTTGGATGAAAGATACCCGCATACCTATTTCGATAGCCTTTATTAAGGCCGACGGAAGGATTATACAAATAGACACTATGAGTCCGCATAGTTTAGATACTCATGTCTCAAGGGAAAAAGTTCAGTATGCATTAGAGATGAAAGAGGGGTGGTTTCGGCTGCATAATATAAAAGAGGGAGATATAGTAAGGATACCGTTAGCTGTAGGACGAAAGGCAGAAATTGGAAAATAG
- the metG gene encoding methionine--tRNA ligase → MTLNKYTFYVTTPIYYVNDIPHIGHSYTTIAADVLARYKKAKGLDVFFLTGTDEHGQKIQKAAQICNKTPIEFVNTVVDKFKTLWNDLCISNDDFIRTTDERHCRRVRRIFQQIFENGDIYLGEYEGWYCVPCESFWVESQLEENKCPECKRIVEKVKEKNYFFKLSKYKNHLLEYYDKHPDFIQPESRRNELLQRIKSQVEDISVSRSAVEWGIQVPMDPTHTIYVWIDALLNYITALGYDDDMQKFQKYWPASVHIIGKEILWFHGVIWPAILMSLKIDLPHKVFAHGWWTVEGQKISKSLGNAINPIHIIQSYGTDAYRYFLLREVPFGLDGNFSYHALIHRINSDLGNDLGNLLQRTLTMIEKYFHGVIPEVIDEDDELKRESQITCDKIDQEINQLQFSKALEVIWEFIRRSNKFIEDKKPWSLAKTDITRPQLALVISSLAMAIRNISVFIYPFMPTTTVEIQQQLGILQDTCYPSLEFQQKFKKGTVVQKGKPLFPKIELTEPKTASL, encoded by the coding sequence ATGACCTTGAATAAGTATACGTTTTATGTTACCACGCCTATTTATTATGTCAATGATATACCACACATTGGACATTCTTATACAACTATTGCCGCTGATGTATTGGCTCGGTATAAAAAAGCAAAGGGGCTAGATGTCTTTTTTTTGACCGGAACAGACGAACACGGACAAAAAATACAAAAAGCGGCTCAAATCTGTAATAAAACGCCTATAGAATTTGTGAACACAGTGGTCGATAAATTTAAAACTCTGTGGAATGACCTTTGTATTTCCAATGATGATTTTATACGAACAACGGATGAACGGCATTGTCGGCGAGTAAGGAGAATTTTTCAACAAATCTTTGAGAATGGAGATATCTATCTGGGAGAATATGAGGGATGGTATTGTGTTCCCTGCGAAAGCTTCTGGGTTGAATCACAGCTTGAAGAGAATAAATGCCCGGAATGTAAACGAATTGTAGAAAAAGTAAAGGAGAAGAACTATTTTTTCAAGCTCTCAAAATATAAAAATCATCTGCTGGAATATTATGATAAACACCCTGATTTTATACAACCTGAATCAAGAAGAAACGAATTATTACAGAGAATTAAATCCCAAGTCGAAGATATCAGCGTAAGCCGTTCAGCAGTAGAGTGGGGTATTCAAGTTCCCATGGATCCAACTCATACTATTTATGTTTGGATTGATGCACTTCTCAACTATATTACGGCTTTAGGGTATGATGATGATATGCAGAAATTCCAAAAATACTGGCCGGCAAGTGTTCATATTATAGGAAAAGAAATCTTATGGTTCCATGGTGTTATTTGGCCTGCCATACTTATGTCCTTAAAAATAGACTTGCCACATAAGGTTTTTGCGCATGGCTGGTGGACCGTTGAAGGTCAGAAGATCTCAAAATCCTTAGGGAACGCAATAAATCCAATTCATATTATCCAATCTTATGGCACAGATGCCTATAGATATTTTTTACTGAGAGAAGTTCCTTTTGGTTTGGATGGAAACTTTTCTTACCATGCACTTATTCACAGAATAAATTCCGACCTGGGCAATGACTTGGGCAATTTATTACAACGCACATTAACCATGATTGAGAAGTATTTTCATGGAGTAATTCCCGAAGTTATAGATGAAGATGATGAATTAAAAAGGGAGTCCCAAATCACCTGCGATAAAATAGATCAGGAGATAAATCAACTCCAATTTAGCAAGGCCCTTGAGGTTATTTGGGAGTTTATACGACGCAGCAATAAATTTATCGAAGATAAAAAACCCTGGTCATTAGCTAAGACAGATATTACAAGACCTCAACTCGCTTTGGTTATTAGTTCATTAGCTATGGCTATCAGAAATATTTCTGTATTTATTTATCCATTTATGCCGACAACTACTGTCGAAATTCAACAGCAACTTGGTATCCTGCAAGATACTTGTTACCCTAGTTTGGAATTTCAACAGAAATTCAAGAAAGGTACCGTAGTACAAAAGGGTAAGCCCTTATTTCCGAAGATAGAACTTACGGAACCAAAAACTGCTTCACTATAA
- a CDS encoding tetratricopeptide repeat protein — protein MARRMIGIQVFIVILFWLEGILLAAENYEAFIHKGNNFVRNQMYQEAFDAYENALQIKPDAFEAWYNKAIILDYFGKYADAIESFEKAIQYKPDYYEAWYMKGRVLDHAGRYEEAIKAFDKALEIKPDYVTALYNKGNVLDHIGSIDMAIDTYDRIIKIKSDAYEAWNNKGLALAKLPERRNEALDAYDKAIAINPKYYEAWINKGNCFVRLRKYKEAVHAYDQAIEIKPSEHAAWADKGFTLADLGKYEDAVYAFNKAIELKPDSYGAWNGKGLALDALGRYEEALAAYEKTIEIQPNSYGAWTNKGLALSRTGKHEDAILAYEKALQIQPDSYETMTNKGGELFHIGRYEDAIKVLDNAIKLRPDYPQVWNSKGWALLRLGRFMEAMKSFDKVAQIITDEEATNIPRLAKIKYEALSNKGLALIQLQNYEEAVKVFGKALSLKPDVFSLWINKGLCLVQLKKYEEALNAFDKATTLSGNVHEAWNYKGYVFEEIGKQQEALDAYDKAIKTKPDFFGALNNKGLLLDGMGSHKEAIDAYNQALRIKPDFDAAWFNKACAQALLLHKEDALDSLKKAIELNPGYKNIAKSNPDLLRLKGDAGFEKIVGE, from the coding sequence ATGGCGAGAAGAATGATAGGTATACAGGTTTTTATTGTTATACTCTTCTGGTTAGAGGGTATATTACTTGCTGCGGAAAATTACGAGGCATTTATTCATAAAGGAAATAATTTTGTTCGCAATCAGATGTATCAAGAAGCATTTGATGCTTATGAAAATGCCCTTCAGATAAAACCTGACGCTTTTGAGGCCTGGTACAATAAAGCAATCATCCTCGATTACTTTGGTAAGTATGCAGATGCCATAGAATCATTTGAAAAAGCAATTCAATATAAGCCGGACTACTATGAGGCCTGGTATATGAAGGGAAGAGTCTTGGATCATGCTGGGAGATATGAGGAGGCTATTAAGGCGTTTGATAAGGCTTTGGAGATCAAACCTGACTATGTTACCGCATTATACAATAAAGGAAATGTCCTTGATCATATTGGAAGTATCGATATGGCAATTGATACCTACGATCGTATTATAAAGATAAAATCTGATGCATATGAGGCGTGGAATAATAAGGGCTTGGCTTTGGCAAAACTCCCTGAGAGAAGAAATGAAGCGTTAGATGCATACGATAAGGCTATTGCAATTAACCCAAAATATTATGAAGCATGGATTAATAAGGGTAATTGTTTTGTAAGATTGCGCAAATACAAAGAAGCTGTCCATGCTTACGATCAGGCTATTGAAATAAAGCCTTCTGAGCATGCAGCATGGGCTGATAAGGGATTTACTCTTGCAGATCTTGGGAAATATGAGGATGCCGTTTATGCCTTTAATAAGGCCATTGAGTTGAAGCCTGATTCTTATGGAGCCTGGAATGGGAAAGGGCTTGCCTTGGATGCCTTAGGGCGATATGAGGAAGCGCTTGCTGCATACGAAAAAACCATAGAGATTCAACCAAATTCTTACGGTGCATGGACGAATAAGGGCCTGGCCTTATCACGCACCGGAAAACATGAGGATGCTATCTTAGCATATGAGAAAGCGTTGCAGATTCAGCCTGATTCTTACGAGACTATGACAAATAAGGGCGGTGAACTATTCCACATAGGACGCTATGAAGATGCGATAAAAGTACTTGATAATGCGATAAAACTAAGGCCGGATTATCCGCAAGTATGGAATAGCAAAGGATGGGCTCTCTTACGATTAGGAAGATTTATGGAGGCCATGAAATCTTTTGATAAAGTAGCGCAGATAATTACAGATGAAGAAGCTACGAATATACCGCGTCTGGCAAAGATTAAATATGAGGCCCTTAGTAATAAAGGTCTTGCTCTTATACAACTCCAAAACTATGAAGAGGCCGTTAAGGTATTTGGAAAGGCGCTTAGCTTAAAACCAGATGTCTTTAGTTTATGGATAAATAAAGGGCTATGTCTTGTACAGTTAAAAAAATATGAAGAGGCATTGAATGCCTTTGATAAAGCAACAACGCTGAGTGGAAATGTACATGAGGCATGGAATTATAAAGGTTATGTATTTGAGGAAATAGGAAAACAGCAAGAGGCGCTTGATGCTTATGATAAAGCAATCAAGACAAAACCAGATTTTTTTGGAGCCTTAAATAATAAAGGCCTCCTGCTAGATGGTATGGGAAGCCATAAGGAAGCTATAGATGCCTATAACCAGGCTTTAAGGATAAAGCCAGATTTTGATGCAGCATGGTTCAACAAGGCCTGCGCACAAGCTTTGCTTTTGCATAAGGAAGACGCTCTGGATTCGCTGAAGAAGGCAATTGAGTTAAATCCGGGATATAAGAATATAGCAAAAAGCAATCCGGATCTTTTAAGGCTTAAAGGGGACGCTGGTTTTGAGAAGATTGTTGGTGAATAG